In Listeria monocytogenes, the following proteins share a genomic window:
- a CDS encoding sodium:proton antiporter, with amino-acid sequence MEIFELILLMLSAVFLSNVLSRFLPGIAVPLIQVILGIILAIPLGDHTMDLNPELFLLLFMAPILFNDGASTDKKSLWKNRKAILSLSIGLVFVTVGVLGAFIHYLIPAIPFAAAFALAAALAPTDAVAVGALAEKVRVPHKIMHILEGESLINDASGLVSFQFAVLALVTGTFSFMSAGTSFLLLSLGGIALGAVLSLLKIMLMRGLRQLGIENMTSFMLMEILLPFLIFMVAEKVGVNGILAVVSGGMVHSFSYKGLNPEIAQLNLLSKNTWSVIIFSLNGLVFILLGTQLPQILMTIWQDANIQKGMLFVYILGITFLLLGLRFLWILFFRNYEENPKVDLVSRLKNTFLYTVAGVRGTITLVSALSLPFVLGNGNAFPERDLLIFIAAGVIITTLLLANFTLPLFADKKDKVAADHTTDIVLLRDIVQQLQAYKTDENAVEMNKVLNMYNNRIFSLMEHKEVNATEKELRRLTQEWQLENTRRLVFERKIDTGVGLSHMMRLGKRLYVQTRAEKYRARMRYRQLLSHRFRDFRFVPLTFEERRKEIAKLQNENNLFVIQKLQELDSNEYNPEIISLYLMNFERALGRGKNKKESNDEALQTTIDLASQIERETIQHYFEKGTITRKEMKVYRDNLLAIEANMQLEF; translated from the coding sequence ATGGAAATATTTGAACTGATTTTATTAATGTTGAGCGCGGTGTTTTTGTCTAATGTATTAAGCCGATTTTTGCCGGGGATAGCAGTGCCTTTAATTCAAGTAATACTGGGTATTATTTTGGCGATTCCGCTTGGGGATCATACGATGGATTTAAATCCGGAATTATTTTTATTATTATTTATGGCGCCGATTCTTTTTAACGATGGTGCGAGTACGGATAAGAAATCTTTATGGAAAAATCGGAAGGCTATTTTGTCATTATCGATTGGTCTAGTGTTTGTAACGGTTGGGGTACTGGGTGCGTTTATTCACTACTTAATTCCTGCGATACCTTTTGCCGCGGCGTTTGCGTTAGCTGCGGCACTTGCGCCTACAGATGCTGTTGCGGTGGGTGCGCTTGCTGAAAAGGTAAGAGTACCCCATAAAATTATGCATATTTTGGAAGGTGAATCGCTTATTAACGATGCTTCCGGACTTGTTTCGTTCCAGTTTGCTGTATTGGCGCTTGTAACAGGAACATTCTCATTTATGTCAGCTGGAACAAGCTTTTTGCTTCTTTCATTAGGTGGGATTGCGCTTGGAGCTGTCCTTAGTTTACTGAAAATCATGTTAATGCGTGGTTTACGTCAGCTAGGAATTGAAAATATGACTTCTTTTATGCTGATGGAAATTTTGTTACCATTTTTAATTTTTATGGTAGCAGAAAAAGTTGGAGTGAATGGGATTTTAGCGGTAGTTAGTGGCGGAATGGTGCATTCATTTAGTTACAAGGGACTAAATCCTGAAATTGCGCAATTGAACTTGCTTTCAAAAAACACGTGGTCTGTTATTATTTTTAGTTTGAATGGTTTGGTATTTATCTTACTAGGGACACAATTACCGCAAATTTTGATGACGATTTGGCAAGACGCTAATATTCAAAAAGGTATGCTATTCGTGTATATACTAGGAATCACTTTCTTACTGCTCGGGCTAAGGTTTTTATGGATCTTGTTTTTCCGCAATTACGAGGAAAATCCGAAAGTGGACTTGGTTAGCAGATTGAAAAATACTTTTCTTTATACTGTGGCTGGTGTTCGCGGGACAATTACGTTAGTCAGTGCGCTTTCGTTACCTTTTGTTCTTGGTAATGGGAATGCGTTTCCTGAGCGTGATTTACTTATTTTTATTGCTGCTGGAGTTATTATTACGACGCTACTTTTGGCCAATTTCACCTTGCCACTTTTTGCAGATAAGAAAGATAAAGTTGCGGCGGATCATACGACGGATATTGTACTACTTCGCGATATTGTGCAGCAATTACAGGCATATAAAACAGATGAAAATGCAGTGGAAATGAATAAAGTGTTGAATATGTATAATAATCGGATTTTCTCTTTGATGGAGCATAAGGAAGTAAATGCTACTGAAAAAGAATTGCGGCGTTTAACGCAAGAATGGCAACTTGAAAATACGAGAAGATTAGTATTTGAACGAAAAATTGATACTGGTGTGGGACTGTCGCATATGATGCGGCTTGGAAAACGACTTTACGTCCAAACACGAGCAGAGAAGTACCGAGCGAGAATGCGGTATCGTCAGTTATTAAGTCATCGTTTTCGAGACTTCCGATTTGTGCCTCTTACTTTTGAAGAACGTAGAAAAGAAATTGCTAAACTGCAAAATGAAAACAATCTATTCGTCATTCAAAAGCTACAAGAACTGGATTCAAATGAGTATAACCCAGAAATCATTTCGCTTTATTTAATGAATTTTGAGCGAGCTTTGGGCCGTGGGAAAAATAAAAAAGAAAGCAATGATGAAGCGCTACAAACAACAATCGACTTAGCTTCACAAATTGAGCGCGAAACAATTCAACACTACTTTGAAAAAGGCACGATTACGCGGAAAGAAATGAAAGTGTATCGTGATAATTTACTTGCGATAGAGGCGAATATGCAATTAGAATTTTAA